A stretch of Solea senegalensis isolate Sse05_10M linkage group LG10, IFAPA_SoseM_1, whole genome shotgun sequence DNA encodes these proteins:
- the reln gene encoding reelin isoform X4, with translation MAMVRASLGAALGCALLVLVLGSSSMDFGAPPASFYPRFNPFFFLCTHHGELEGAGVAEGAGEVLLTLQIVGSPTAYTPGQEYQVTISTSVSFDGLLVTGLYTSTPVQSAPIPAPAAFGFGVMPARQFGATQFVCSVVASHVSHQPSTSFSFVWIAPPPGTGCVNFLATATHRGQIIFKDALAQQLCEQGAPTESPLRPSLAELHGKHAVLRDDFDSNLQGELEPSIWSGCSNCEVGEQCGVLMHGRAMTFCEPFGERELTTVPLNASTASVLQFALGSGSCRFSYSDPSITVSYSLSGKANTSDDWITLEKIRAPINSSTVIHLIPLPHQSRTDGVHIKWSQESPQGPEGYESCWGIDNVLLVNAAHKVSLMEDNLDPPDTANWLFFPGATIKHACQSEANALYFHGGDGVGHSFASTRDIDLHREEGRSYWEEDFESPPSNWDIEGAVYGTQCGEIESGSALVFEKEGRRRVCTPHLDTTSFGNLRFYFTMGGGSCDPGESHENDVILFGRFEGRRERVVLDTLSYSSYRTPAVVSVALPTELQTPVTQFCLEQRSHGGTNRHVWAVDFMQLLPVLPGTQTHVAQFSINLGCGSYQPANSVSLEFSTNRGRSWSLLHTECLPELCAGPHLPHSTIYSSDNYSGWTRISIPLPNAALTETTRFRWKQSGTGTGNMWAIDNVYIGPACLRFCSGRGHCSRTGCKCDPGFSGPACELASQTFPAFLSEGFSSPRLSSYHSFSSLRGAEVSFGCGVLASGKALVFNRDSRRHLVTAPLDSSQARYLQFTLRLGSRSILSSCPAPDQPGEGVLLHYSSDNGITWTLLQHYAYQGFHEPRIVSVELPAGARKFGVQFRWWQPYHSGRGQDVWALDEISMTSVLFNTISLDFSNVLDVTQSLGFYLGHVQPYCQHDWTLSFSGEPSPGSSIRYVETQSMQIGASYSLQFSLVMGCGREPSPHIDTQVRLEFSTNHGLTWHLVKEACLPGMPSCSEFTAPSVYHPSEFKDWRRITLSLPQKTWSSATRFRWIQNYYGEQDEWALDDIYIGQQCPNMCHGHGWCDHGHCRCDDGFSGPDCQPSSPLSSSVLSDFESQDILLATWQEVIGGEVVTPDMGCGVVSSGSSLYFSKAGLRQLVSWDLDTEWAEFVQFYLRVGGDWAECNQADSREEGVLLQYSNDGGISWGLIAEMYFTDFTKPRFVHYELPLASKTPSTRFRWWQPLHSGEGYDQWAIDDVIILSEREKHIIPMANPTLPQNFYEKPAFDYPLNQMSVWLMLGNEGMEKESNNSFCATTPSAMVFGRSDGDRVAVTRDLALRSGYTLQFKLNIGCESEFSASAPVLLQYSHDAGRSWALVREGCYPGTPGVGVCEGSGRELRQPTVYNTGDYEQWTRVTVVIPRSVAASKTRFRWYQESSVYRDAPPFALDGVYISESCPNHCGGHGDCISGVCFCDMGYTVEQDSCVPSVASPTELTEGFEGKLSPLWQSLSGGQVGSGCGIIGEGKALYFSSPGRREARTVPLDTSNTRLVQFYVRIGSKSLGPTCTRPRSRNEGVIVQFSTNNGVQWQFLRELDFSSFLEPQVVTIELPPTAKTPYTVFRWWQPQQGKHSAQWALDDVLIGMNDSSRTGFHDKFDGTTPLRHNWYRIQGGEVTVDCLSLDTALTFNSEAIDKKPRYAESWDFEVSGSSFLQFELSMGCSKSTSFSHGVRLEYSTDCGRHWSLITPECVPPAIGCAGFTQSSIYTSTQYKHWRRITVYLPSAANSPRTRFRWIQTHFTPGAEGWALDNVLLAPGCPWMCSGHGLCDNGRCMCDKGYGGAHCVPLISLPSVLREDFNENLQQEMWPEVYGAERGTLNGEPLKSGTALIFKGDGLRMIVSRDLDCSNTLYIQFSFKFITKGVPERSHSVLLQYSVNGGISWLLLDEFYFPASTDTLFLHLPLPASAQTNATRFRLWQPYNSGKKEEVWVIDDLIIDGSSLHNPPVVIDSFDEGPNESNWLFFPGGNTGLYCPYQKTGLEEDESAVVFISSELGEHSITTRDIEVNENTIIQFEINVGCTAESSSAYPVRLEFSRDFGATWHLLVPLCAGGPQPSSLCSTELHPASIYFPGTTQGWRREVIHFGRLHLCGSVRFRWYQGFFSTGSAPPTWAIDNVYIGPQCQDMCNGHGACIGGTHCVCDPGFSGPDCSVPDAPNPDFLKEDFEGGAVDAGRFKQLSGGKPSRKCGIMSSGNHLFFSEDGLRMLVTTDMELSNARFVQFFLRLGCGKAAPDPRSQPVLLQFSVDGGLTWGLLQEFLFSNSSNQARLVALEIPLRARTPSTRLRWWQPSENGHFYSPWVIDQVVVGGSASGWGPLEDDFSSIDGRSWLLHPGGTRMPVCGSDGPAFAFIEKSNTRYAVTTDISLSQDAFIQFEFSASCSVTNSCYSVELEYSLDLGLTWQPVVRDCLPTSPDCSSYTLQRLLVSDTFNKWGRITLPLPSYVRSPATRFRWFQQAPFDKQQTWALDNLYIGDGCPDMCSGHGRCQQSSCVCDPEWGGEYCDEPVVPLPSQLKDSFSRAPSLSHWHTLTGGKLSTVCGAVASGAALHFSGSCSRQLVTVDLNLTNAEFIQFYFMYGCMIPPSNRNQGVLLEYSLNGGINWHLMTEIFYDLYTKPGFVNVLLPPAARQEGVRVRWWQPQHDGADHSDWAMDNVLIAGSDPRAQISDTFGGVALPNHERAPADETSGRIDQLSEQEETPIVSNHWLFSEDCSVRRFCSSPDGVMVCGNADGREVYAVTHDIIPDKGWVMQFKISVGCSVPERLADRQVHVQYSVDFGVTWKYLVPQCLPADPRCGGQVSQPSCFFPTESWKRAVYPLPDSLADTAVRFRFYQQHSDIQWGVENFYIGPACDSHCGGHGDCLNQRCLCDPGFTGPNCYASTALKASLKERFDWEGSAGHQWQVLEGGRPCTDCGVLVEGTALYFGGADARQAVTSDLDLRGSKFVEYWARIGSEDNMTMCHRPTCRKEGVLLDYSTDGGVSWTLLHEMDYLKYVSVRRDYIVLPEGALTNATRLRWWQPFTISSGLASPSLERAQWAIDNILVGGSDINPSMLLDTFDDEGVSHEESWSFYPNAVRTAGFCGNPSFHLYWPNKNQDKTHNILATRELIVQPGYILQFKIVVGCEADTCEDHHSVLLQYRKDARSDSWQLVQSECLPSSVNNVGCSPFQFHESTIYSPVNSSSWTRVTVPLPDHISSGATQFRWIQKEGLGERQSWGVDHVYIGEACPGLCSGQGYCTSGLVCICDEGHHGDDCSLSSSDLPSSIKDNFESGSVSQESWQLIQGGGVGSGCGQLSPHAHGDSLYFSGCKMRQAVTKPLDLTRASKIMFVLQIGSVAQTDSCNIALDQANTVDRAVLLQYSINNGVSWHVIAQHQPKDFIKAQRVSYNIPLEARVKGVMLRWWQPRHGGAGHDQWALDHVEVVLTRKQNYMMNFARQTGMRHYYSRKRRALRQRA, from the exons TGCCACAGCCACACACCGAGGACAGATCATTTTCAAGGATGCTCTGGcccagcagctctgtgagcaAGGAG CACCAACAGAATCCCCACTGAGACCTAGTCTGG CGGAGCTACATGGTAAACACGCTGTGCTGCGTGATGACTTTGACTCCAACCTCCAAGGAGAGCTGGAACCCAGCATCTG GTCTGGGTGCAGTAACTGTGAGGTGGGAGAGCAGTGTGGCGTACTGATGCACGGCAGAGCGATGACTTTCTGTGAGCCGTTTGGAGAGCGAGAACTG ACAACTGTCCCTCTCAACGCCAGCACAGCCTCAGTCCTACAGTTTGCCCTGG GCTCAGGCTCCTGCCGGTTCAGTTATTCAGACCCCAGCATTACTGTGTCATACAGCTTAAGTGGTAAAGCTAACACCTCAGATGACTGGATCACACTGGAGAAGATCAG AGCCCCTAtcaacagcagcacagtcatCCACCTTATTCCCCTGCCACACCAGTCTAGGACTGATGGTGTTCATATTAAATGGTCTCAAGAGTCCCCTCAAGGCCCCGAAGGCTACGAGTCCTGCTGGGGCATAGACAACGTGCTACTGGTCAATGCTGCTCACAAAGTGTCCCTCATGGAGGACAATTTGGATCCCCCGGACACTGCTAACTGGCTCTTCTTCCCTGGAGCTACAATTAAG CATGCCTGTCAGTCTGAGGCCAATGCTTTGTATTTCCATGGTGGTGATGGAGTTGGCCACAGCTTTGCCTCCACCAGAGATATTGATCTGCACAGGGAAGAAGGAAGGAGCTACTGGGAGGAAGACTTTGAAAGCCCACCATCAAA CTGGGACATAGAGGGAGCTGTTTATGGGACCCAGTGTGGAGAGATTGAGTCGGGGTCAGCCCTCGTTTTCGAGAAGGAGGGCCGCAGGAGGGTGTGCACCCCTCACCTCGACACCACGTCTTTTGGAAACCTCCGCTTCTACTTTACCATGG GTGGTGGCAGCTGTGATCCAGGAGAGTCCCATGAgaatgatgtcattttatttgggAGGTTTGAAGGCAGAAGGGAACGTGTGGTGCTCGACACCCTTTCATACTCGTCATACAGG ACTCCTGCAGTGGTATCAGTGGCACTGCCCACTGAGCTACAGACACCAGTCACCCAGTTCTGCCTAGAGCAGCGGTCGCACGGGGGAACCAATCGTCATGTGTGGGCTGTGGATTTCATGCAGCTGCTACCTGTGCTTCCTGGCACGCAGACACACGTTGCTCAATTCTCCATCAACCTAGGCTGTGGCTCCTACCAGCCTGCCAACAG CGTGAGTCTGGAGTTCTCAACCAACCGCGGTCGCTCATGGTCTCTGCTACACACCGAGTGTCTGCCAGAACTCTGTGCTGGACCCCATCTACCTCACAGCACCATTTACTCTTCTGACAACTACAGCGG ATGGACTAGAATTTCTATCCCTCTGCCCAATGCTGCCCTGACAGAGACAACACGGTTTCGCTGGAAGCAGTCTGGCACGGGAACGGGCAACATGTGGGCCATAGACAATG TGTATATTGGTCCAGCCTGTCTTCGTTTCTGCTCGGGGAGAGGACACTGTTCCCGCACAGGCTGCAA ATGTGACCCAGGCTTCAGTGGTCCAGCCTGTGAGCTTGCCTCTCAGACCTTCCCAGCTTTCTTGTCAGAGGGATTCTCCAGCCCACGCCTCTCTTCCTACCACAGTTTCTCTTCCCTTCGTGGGGCAGAGGTCAGCTTTGGCTGCGGGGTGCTGGCCAGTGGCAAGGCTCTGGTCTTCAACAGGGACAGCAGGAGGCACCTGGTCACTGCCCCATTAGACAGTTCCCAGGCAAG ATACCTGCAGTTCACTCTTCGGCTTGGCAGTCGTAGCATCCTGAGCTCATGTCCTGCTCCAGACCAACCAGGAGAGGGTGTCCTGCTGCATTACTCTTCAGACAATGGCATTACCTGGACACTGTTGCAGCACTACGCTTACCAAGGCTTCCATGAACCAAG GATCGTGTCAGTTGAGCTCCCAGCTGGTGCCCGGAAGTTTGGTGTGCAGTTTCGCTGGTGGCAGCCATACCATTCAGGCCGCGGTCAGGACGTGTGGGCCCTGGATGAAATCAGCATGACCTCTGTATTGTTCAACACCATAAGTCTGGACTTCAGCAATGTGTTAGACGTTACCCAGAGTCTTGGTTTCTATCTTGGCCATGTCCAACCCTACTGCCAACACGACTGGACACTCAG TTTCTCTGGTGAGCCCAGCCCTGGCTCCAGTATCCGTTATGTGGAAACTCAGTCAATGCAGATCGGCGCTTCATACAGTCTGCAGTTCTCACTGGTCATGGGCTGTGGCCGCGAACCCTCGCCTCACATCGACACACAGGTCCGCTTGGAGTTCTCCACTAATCATGGCCTCACATGGCACCTGGTCAAAGAG GCCTGTCTGCCTGGCATGCCAAGCTGTTCTGAGTTTACAGCTCCAAGTGTCTACCATCCGTCTGAGTTCAAAGACTGGAGACGCATCACTCTGTCTCTGCCACAAAAAACATG gtccAGTGCCACACGCTTCCGTTGGATCCAAAACTACTATGGGGAGCAGGATGAGTGGGCTCTGGATGACATCTATATCGGTCAGCAGTGTCCTAACATGTGCCATGGACATGGTTGGTGTGATCATGGACACTGCAG ATGTGATGACGGCTTCTCAGGACCAGACTGCCAGCCCTCTTCCCCCCTGTCCTCCAGTGTTCTTTCTGACTTTGAGTCCCAGGATATACTGCTGGCCACTTGGCAGGAGGTGATTGGTGGAGAGGTGGTCACCCCTGACATGGGATGTGGAGTGGTCTCGTCTGGATCATCTTTGTACTTCAGCAAG GCTGGGCTGAGGCAGCTTGTGAGCTGGGACCTGGACACTGAATGGGCGGAGTTTGTGCAGTTCTACCTGCGAGTGGGTGGAGATTGGGCAGAGTGTAACCAGgcagacagcagagaggaagGAGTGTTGCTGCAGTACAGTAATGATGGAGGAATCAGCTGGGGTCTCATTGCTGAGATGTACTTCACTGACTTCACTAAACCTCG CTTTGTCCACTATGAGCTTCCCTTGGCCTCTAAAACACCCTCCACAAGGTTTCGCTGGTGGCAGCCTCTTCACTCTGGGGAGGGCTACGACCAGTGGGCAattgatgatgtcataattttgtcagagagggagaaacacatCATCCCCATGGCCAATCCAACGCTACCACAG AACTTTTATGAGAAGCCAGCATTTGACTACCCTCTGAACCAGATGAGTGTGTGGCTCATGCTGGGTAATGAGGGGATGGAGAAGGAAAGCAACAACAGCTTCTGTGCCACAACACCCTCTGCCATGGTGTTTGGGCGCTCCGACGGGGACAGAGTAGCTGTCACCAGGGACCTGGCCCTGCGTTCTGGCTACACCCTGCAGTTCAAG CTGAACATCGGCTGTGAGTCAGAGTTCAGTGCATCTGCTCCAGTCCTGCTGCAGTACTCCCATGATGCCGGTCGATCTTGGGCCCTAGTGAGGGAGGGTTGTTACCCAGGAACCCCAGGAGTAGGAGTATGTGAGGGCAGTGGCCGTGAGCTTAGACAACCCACTGTCTACAACACTGGAGACTATGAACAATGGACCAGGGTCACTGTGGTTATACCACGCAGTGTTGCAGCCAG TAAAACCAGGTTCCGCTGGTACCAGGAGAGCAGCGTGTACAGAGATGCTCCACCTTTTGCCTTGGATGGGGTCTACATCTCAGAGTCCTGTCCAAACCATTGTGGGGGACATGGAGATTGCATCTCAGGAGTCTGCTTCTGTGATATGGGATACACAG TTGAGCAGGATAGTTGTGTACCATCTGTAGCCAGTCCCACAGAGCTTACTGAAGGCTTTGAGGGGAAGCTAAGCCCTCTTTGGCAGAGCCTGAGTGGAGGACAAGTTGGAAGTGGTTGTGGCATAATTGGTGAGGGAAAGGCCCTTTACTTCAGTAGCCCTGGGAGGAGAGAAGCCCGCACTGTGCCTCTAGACACCAGCAACACACG GTTGGTCCAATTCTATGTCCGCATTGGCAGCAAAAGTTTGGGACCCACTTGCACCAGGCCTCGTTCCCGCAATGAAG GTGTCATTGTGCAGTTTTCCACCAACAATGGTGTGCAGTGGCAGTTCCTGAGGGAGCTAGACTTTAGTTCCTTCCTAGAGCCCCAAGTGGTGACCATTGAGCTGCCACCTACAGCCAAAACCCCTTACACTGTATTTCGGTGGTGGCAACCACAACAGG GGAAACACTCTGCCCAGTGGGCTCTGGATGATGTCTTGATTGGTATGAACGACAGCTCCAGAACAGGATTTCATGATAAGTTCGATGGCACAACTCCTCTGAGGCACAACTGGTACCGCATTCAGGGTGGAGAGGTGACTGTGGACTGTTTGTCTCTGGACACAGCCCTTACCTTCAACTCTGAGGCCATTGATA AAAAGCCAAGGTATGCAGAGAGCTGGGACTTTGAGGTATCAGGCTCATCATTCCTGCAGTTTGAGCTGAGTATGGGATGCAGCAAGTCTACTTCCTTCTCCCATGGTGTGCGGTTGGAGTACTCCACAGACTGTGGTCGTCACTGGTCTCTCATTACTCCAGAATGTGTGCCCCCAGCCATTGGCTGTGCCGGTTTTACTCAGAGTTCCATCTATACCTCAACTCAGTACAAACACTGGAGGAGGATCACTGTCTACCTGCCAAGTGCTGCCAA TTCCCCCAGAACTCGGTTCCGTTGGATCCAGACCCACTTTACCCCAGGGGCAGAGGGCTGGGCATTAGATAACGTGTTACTAGCACCTGGGTGTCCCTGGATGTGCTCTGGACATGGTCTGTGTGACAACGGGCGTTGTAT GTGTGACAAGGGTTATGGAGGAGCTCACTGTGTGCCTTTAATATCTTTGCCATCTGTCCTGAGAGAGGACTTTAATGAGAACCTACAGCAGGAGATGTGGCCTGAGGTGTATGGAGCAGAGCGGGGAACTCTGAATGGAGAGCCTCTTAAATCTGGCACAGCTCTTATCTTTAAAGGG GATGGTCTGCGAATGATAGTGTCACGTGACCTGGACTGCTCCAACACTCTCTATATCCAGTTCTCCTTTAAATTCATCACTAAAG GTGTCCCAGAGCGCTCCCACTCAGTGCTGCTGCAGTACTCGGTGAACGGAGGAATCAGCTGGCTGTTGTTGGATGAATTTTACTTTCCAGCTTCCACTGACACGCTGTTCCTCCACCTGCCACTGCCAGCCAGTGCTCAGACCAATGCCACCCGCTTTAGACTCTGGCAGCCTTACAACAGTG GTAAGAAGGAGGAAGTGTGGGTGATAGATGATCTCATCATTGATGGCAGCTCCTTACACAACCCACCAGTGGTGATAGACAGCTTTGATGAAGGCCCCAATGAGTCTAACTGGCTTTTCTTTCCTGGGGGAAACACTGGCCTCTACTGCCCCTACCAAAAGACTGGCCT TGAGGAGGATGAGTCAGCCGTGGTGTTTATCTCCAGTGAGCTTGGAGAGCACTCAATAACCACCAGGGACATTGAAGTAAATGAGAACACTATCATCCAGTTTGAG ATTAATGTGGGTTGCACAGCTGAAAGCTCCTCTGCCTACCCAGTACGTCTTGAGTTCTCACGTGACTTTGGTGCGACATGGCACCTTCTTGTACCTCTTTGTGCTGGTGGGCCACAGCCGTCTTCTCTGTGCTCCACTGAGCTCCACCCTGCAAGCATCTATTTCCCTGGTACAACACAGGGCTGGAGGAGGGAGGTAATTCACTTCGGCAGGCTTCATCTGTGTGG GTCTGTGAGGTTCCGCTGGTACCAGGGGTTCTTCTCAACTGGTTCTGCTCCTCCAACATGGGCAATAGACAATGTCTACATTGGCCCACAGTGTCAGGACATGTGTAATGGACATGGGGCATGTATTGGTGGCACCCATTGTGTCTGTGACCCTGGCTTCTCTGGACCCGACTGTTCTGTGCCTGACGCTCCCAACCCTGATTTCCTCAAAGAGGACTTTGAAG GCGGAGCTGTTGATGCTGGGCGATTCAAACAACTTAGTGGTGGTAAACCATCCAGGAAATGTGGTATCATGTCAAGTGGGAACCACCTGTTCTTTAGCGAGGATGGATTGCGCATGTTGGTGACCACTGATATGGAGCTTTCAAATGCCAG AtttgttcagttcttcctccGTCTTGGCTGTGGTAAGGCAGCTCCTGACCCACGCTCCCAGCCTGTTTTGCTGCAATTCTCTGTGGATGGAGGTCTCACATGGGGACTCCTCCAGGAGTTTCTCTTCAGTAACAGCAGTAATCAAGCTCGCTTGGTTGCCCTGGAAATCCCTCTACGTGCCCGCACACCTTCCACTCGCCTCCGCTGGTGGCAGCCCTCTGAGAACGGCCACTTTTACAGTCCATGGGTCATTGACCAG GTGGTGGTAGGGGGCAGCGCAAGTGGCTGGGGACCTCTTGAAGATGACTTCTCATCGATTGATGGTCGCTCATGGCTTCTTCACCCTGGCGGAACCCGGATGCCAGTGTGTGGCTCTGATGGACCTGCTTTTGCATTCATAGAGAAGTCCAACACTCGCTATGCTGTCACCACTGACATCAGTTTGAGTCAAGATGCCTTTATCCAGTTTGAGTTTTCTGCTTCCTGCTCTGTCACCAACTCCTGCTACT CCGTAGAATTGGAGTATTCTCTGGATCTCGGTCTGACCTGGCAGCCTGTGGTCAGAGACTGTCTGCCTACAAGTCCTGACTGTTCGTCCTACACTCTGCAGAGGCTGCTGGTCTCTGACACATTCAACAAGTGGGGACGCATTACCCTGCCTCTCCCATCATACGTCAG GTCTCCAGCCACAAGGTTCCGATGGTTTCAGCAGGCTCCGTTTGACAAGCAGCAGACCTGGGCGCTGGATAACCTCTACATTGGAGATGGCTGCCCAGACATGTGCTCTGGACATGGCCGCTGTCAACAAAGCTCCTGTGT GTGTGACCCAGAGTGGGGTGGAGAGTACTGTGACGAACCTGTGGTGCCTTTGCCCTCCCAGCTGAAGGACAGCTTCAGTCGAGCCCCCTCACTCAGTCACTGGCACACACTGACCGGTGGGAAACTCAGcactgtgtgtggagctgtggCTTCCGGAGCCGCTCTGCACTTCAGCGGC agcTGTAGTCGTCAGCTGGTGACAGTGGACCTGAACCTGACCAATGCTGAATTTATCCAGTTTTACTTCATGTACGGCTGCATGATCCCCCCGAGCAACCGCAACCAAGGTGTGCTTTTGGAGTACAGTTTGAATGGTGGAATCAATTGGCACCTAATGACAGAGATCTTCTATGATCTGTACACCAAGCCTGg GTTTGTGAATGTGCTGCTGCCCCCTGCCGCCCGGCAGGAAGGAGTGCGTGTGCGTTGGTGGCAGCCACAACATGACGGAGCAGACCACAGTGATTGGGCCATGGATAACGTCCTTATTGCAGGCTCGGACCCTCGTGCACAGATCTCTGACACATTTGGAGGTGTGGCACTGCCTAACCATGAGAGAGCTCCGGCTGATGAGACCTCGGGGAGGATAGATCAACTGAGTGAGCAGGAGGAAACACCCATTG TGAGCAATCACTGGTTGTTTTCAGAAGACTGCTCCGTGAGGCGTTTCTGCAGTTCTCCTGATGGGGTGATGGTGTGTGGAAATGCTGATGGAAGAGAGGTGTATGCAGTCACACATGATATTATTCCTGACAAGGGCTGGGTCATGCAGTTCAAG ATTTCAGTTGGCTGCAGTGTGCCAGAGCGTCTTGCGGACCGGCAAGTCCATGTCCAGTATTCAGTAGATTTTGGAGTGACATGGAAGTACCTAGTGCCCCAGTGCCTGCCTGCTGACCCCCGCTGTGGAGGTCAGGTTTCACAGCCATCGTGCTTCTTCCCCACTGAAAGTTGGAAGAGAGCGGTGTATCCTCTGCCTGACAGCCTCGCTGACAC TGCGGTGCGGTTCCGGTTTTACCAGCAGCACTCAGACATTCAATGGGGTGTGGAGAACTTTTACATCGGGCCAGCATGCGACAGTCACTGTGGGGGACATGGGGACTGTTTGAATCAGCGCTGTCTCTGCGACCCAGGATTCACTGGACCAAATTGCTATGCCAGCACTGCTCTTAAG gcGTCACTGAAGGAACGTTTTGACTGGGAAGGATCAGCAGGACATCAGTGGCAGGTGCTGGAAGGCGGTAGGCCTTGTACAGACTGTGGTGTGTTAGTAGAAGGGACTGCACTGTACTTTGGTGGAGCAGATGCCAGACAAGCTGTCACCTCTGATCTCGACCTTCGAGGGTCCAA gtttgtcGAGTACTGGGCCAGGATTGGAAGTGAAGACAACATGACCATGTGTCATCGTCCAACCTGTCGTAAAGAGGGAGTGCTACTGGATTACTCTACTGATGGAG GTGTGTCCTGGACGCTGCTGCATGAGATGGATTACCTAAAGTATGTTTCAGTGAGGAGAGACTACATTGTCCTCCCAGAGGGAGCTCTGACCAATGCAACCCGTCTTCGCTGGTGGCAGCCCTTCACCATTTCCTCTGGCCTGGCCAGCCCCAGCTTAGAAAGAGCCCAGTGGGCTATAGATAACATCCTGGTGGGGGGATCAGACATCAACCCATCCATGCTGCTTGACACCTTTGATGATG AAGGTGTTTCTCATGAGGAGAGCTGGAGTTTCTACCCTAATGCTGTGCGTACAGCTGGCTTCTGTGGAAACCCTTCATTCCACTTATACTGGCCTAACAAGAATcaagacaagacacacaacaTCCTGGCCACTCGAGAACTCATAGTGCAGCCTGGCTATATTTTACAATTCAAG ATTGTTGTTGGGTGTGAGGCTGACACATGTGAAGATCATCATTCTGTCCTACTGCAGTACAGAAAGGATGCAAG GTCTGATTCGTGGCAGCTGGTACAGTCAGAGTGTCTCCCCTCCTCAGTCAACAACGTGGGCTGCTCTCCCTTCCAGTTTCACGAGTCCACAATCTACAGTCCAGTAAACAGCTCATCTTGGACAAGGGTCACTGTCCCGCTGCCAGACCACATCTCCTCAGG GGCAACCCAGTTTCGCTGGATTCAAAAGGAGGGATTAGGAGAGCGGCAGAGCTGGGGAGTGGACCATGTTTACATTGGAGAGGCTTGCCCGGGGCTCTGCAGTGGCCAGGGTTACTGTACGAGTGGACTGGTCTGCATCTGTGATGAGGGACACCATG GCGATGATTGCTCCCTCTCCAGCAGTGACCTGCCTAGCTCCATCAAGGACAACTTTGAGTCTGGCAGTGTGTCTCAGGAGAGCTGGCAGCTGATCCAGGGTGGAGGAGTAGGCAGTGGTTGTGGGCAACTGTCACCACATGCCCATGGAGACTCACTCTACTTCAGTGGCTGTAAGATGAGGCAGGCAGTTACTAAACCGCTGGACCTCACTAGAGCCAG TAAGAtcatgtttgtgctgcagaTTGGTAGCgtggcacagacagacagttgtaACATAGCTCTGGATCAGGCGAACACTGTAGACAGAGCAGTGCTGCTGCAGTACAGCATCAACAATGGAGTCAGCTGGCATGTGATTGCCCAGCACCAGCCCAAGGACTTCATAAAGGCCCAGAGAGTCTCCTACAACATCCCACT TGAGGCAAGGGTTAAAGGTGTGATGCTGCGATGGTGGCAGCCACGTCACGGCGGTGCAGGACATGACCAGTGGGCATTGGACCATGTGGAAGTAGTTCT CACCCGTAAACAAAACTACATGATGAATTTTGCCAGACAGACCGGCATGCGTCACTACTACAGCCGCAAGAGGCGGGCACTGCGACAGCGTGCCTGA